From the genome of Vanessa cardui chromosome 17, ilVanCard2.1, whole genome shotgun sequence:
TCAAACTTTTTAGCTTTTTAGTTTAATGTGACTAAAACGAAATGTTTCGACTACTGATTCTTTGATATGTGTATGATTCTTACCTCAATACATGTCCTAAGATTGATCAGTTTAGGTAAAAGAGAGTTCTGCAAAGTCTTGACAAATTGTCTTGCGTTATGTCTTTCTAGATCCACATTGCATTCCGTTATTGTACATCTGGAAATATAGTTCGATATAAGACCTAACACTAGTGTTATTGAACAAGAACACAAGTAGAATACATTTTCTTTGTATTcgcataaatatttgtttttggaaAATATCTTTGCATCATGATGATGCATTGTATGCAACAATGTTTTAATTGGATTTCACTAACACTAACTCtagtgatattaaaattttataggtGTCTCAAAAAGTACCTCCCGAGATTCAATGTTTTTGGTATGGTTTTAGTTTTATCAACAAAGGTTTCTTTTTGTGCGTTTTTCGGCGAAGAAGGGTTGTTCGCTCTCGACGGTAGGAATACATTATCGGCATCTGAATCTGCTTCAGCTTCGCTTCCAGAGCTGATATTCTCCGGCCCAGATGTATCTAGagtgaatataatttaagagcaatataaattaaatgttttactactagtagtttacttggtggtagggctttgcgcatgCCCGTCCgggtacgtaccacccactcatcagttattctaccgccaaataacagtacttagtgttattgtgttccggtctgaagggtgagtgagccagtgtaattaaaggcacaagggacataacatcttagttcccacggttggtggcacattgacgatgtaaggaatagttaatttttcttacagcgtcattgtctatgggcgatggtgaccacttaccaccaggtggcccatattctcgtggctaacctataccataaaaaaaatagtaattgcttttaataattaagattaattacCAGAAGAGTCGTGATCCTTAGATTCATTACTTTGTAGTACAGCAACGACGTCACTGAAAAAATCGGACATACATAATGAAACTCATCTCCTTAGGAATTAATTGACGCAACATGCACAAAGttgtagaaaaatttaaaagatttactgtATTTGTTACCTTTGTTAAGAGATTAAATTATCATCAAGTGTTTGTTTATCCATAAAATTGGTACCTTatcttttattaacataattatagaccaaaaataggtataattaaaaaaaataaaattaccgaTATGGACTTGGCAGTCTTGCCAGTGTCTGATAAGTTAAAGGTCCTGTATAATCGGCATCCTGCAGCTTGGGCCAGTGATTTAATATAAGAGTAGTTGTATCCGCTGTCAAGTATTCCACAGAACCGGAGCAGAGTTTCTCTAAGGCATCGAGGAGAGAGAATACGCATTCCACAGCAGCGGCCACCACTTCTGGATTACCACTTCTGCCACATTCTTCTATACCATCCATTATCCtgcacataattttattaattacagtttaaaagtttaaaatgacttcaaaaattgtttatttattttaggccatgtaattttaatgatcaatgttatttttatagaaatcttTATGCAAATAGGTATTGCCTATTTATCAGACATTCTTGCTTAGTTAAGGGATACACAATTTTGAAACTCACAGCCTTATAATAGCCATATCGTCGCTATGTCGTTCAGGATGATCAGCTCTCTTCATGAGTACTAGTTGGCATAACCTCTTTGGATTGTGAAGCATTTCACGAACACTACGCAAAGGTTCCACGCGGTGTTGTACGGGCGGGTAAAGCAGCATTCTGTGGTACAATGCCTCAAGCACCGGTCGTAGGTTTGATGTGGAGCCCACGAGACGAACCAATTGGTTGGCGATGCTGtagaaattattaacaataataaataatagtacatGAGTTATATTTAGGAGATTATTGAGAGTGCTCTGTTAGAGCTCTATTAGTAGCGGTAATGAAAAAAAGACACTAAATCATACTCGGTTTTGTAGTTCAGTAAAGTTTAAtggtttttattaattcatataatttgttcaatttttaattaacagtgattatcttattatattagatgcacttttaataattacttgtaaTAGTACCTATCTTTTATGACGCTAATACATAATTTACTCTTCTGTTATAGGACGAGTAATGTATAGCATTTTGATCGCctcgttttgattttttttgcgATTTTGTTTGTTAGAACTTTAAATCTGTACCTGTAAATAGCTTTTGCTTGCTTGCTATTGAAGCTGGGAGCACAAACTAATGCACCAGATCCTCTGCCAGAGTCATCAACTAAGTGACCATCGTGTTCCCTGCAATCAAACAAACGAACGATGTAGATAGTACTAGAAAAAATCGTAATCATATTTCGGGCAAACTTTTCAATACTTTTTGGTACTTAGAAAGTAAGGGCATAGGATAGTCCAACCAATATTTTAACGTTTTCGATTATCACGTTTTTAGAACTTCAAGAAAAATAGAATAcagtcaaaattataaaatgaatctatagcatataaaatataatatgattttaccGAAAAAAATCTACTCcgaattatttaagtaattaaaataaattgtaattttacgaattttactaTAATGAAACTGATAAGATTTGAcgcttaaaataaattgaatatataatcgTACTGTTAccttgattttatatttttgtcaacTCTCGGCGTACCCAAGAAGGATATGAGTGATGGACAAAACTTTTGCCACAGAAATGTCGTGAAATGCGAGTTACCACTCACTCGCGCAGAAAGACTCGACATCAGAGTCAGCAAACAATCCAAGAAGAACAATGCCAGTGGGTTTTGTTTTGGTattctgaaatattataaaaaacaaatgaattatgTGGTCATAGCTAACTAAACGATTTTTATAGGGAAAATAACTCACAGCTGAGTTTCTGCCAGTCTGCTGCATAAGTATTGTATGACCGGTATCACTTCGCTGTAACATCCCACTGCGACGATGTGGTTTCTTCCGAGTGGTGACCCTTCTGTGAGCAGCTCTTGACATTCTTCATCTGAAATATTTCAAACGTTCCAAGAATACATtggattataaatttattaactttacaCGGTGTCTTAGTAATGAGTATTAAAAATTGAGctccttttttacattttcgaCAAGCGTGCTAAATATTGTTGagggaaataataatataaaattcatcatGTTTTTCAGTTATACTCGATAatttgttacaacaacaacaacagcctgtaaattcccactgctgagctaaaggcctcttctccctttgagcagaaggttaggaacatattccacaacgctgttccaatgcgggttgatggaatacacatgtgttagaatttctatgaaatttatcacatgcaggtttcctcacgatgttttcaatatcaaatttgtatttttcaatttgttagttatagtcataatatatttacaacttaaataATGGTTTAGAGTCTGTTTATAATGTTTGATATCGGTCATCTTCAACTAATTTCCGCGCCACTTACCCAATTGAGCGCAATATGCTCTCAGCATCTGCGCGGCGGCGGCTCGAGCGGCGGCCGCCACGTgcggcgccgcgcccgccgcctcGCCGCAGCGCCCGCACGCCCACACGCACAGCCGCCCGTTGAGCGTGCGCCGCGGGGACAGCGCCATCGATAGATACATGCGGAATATTTGCACCTGACCAGAGGGCTACAGTTGTAAGACCTATTTCATATTAGGAGCTGTCTTTATTTTTGAGTCAATGCTCTTTTTAATTctgtacataatttaatattttcaatttacgtaaaatattatccaacagctttttaaaaaaagaattacgcatttacaatatattatcattGTAATCAATTTACAATGAGAGGAAATTCGAAAGCACAAACGATGACCTCCacctcttttattttaaaagtcgattaaaaaACTGACGATTCTTCTGCACACCACAATggttttgtaaaatgacaaattaTCACAATAACATGTCAGTTGGATTAAAATAAACgtctatgtataatatttgtcaaaaatatgaCGAAATCTTCTTCGTAAAAATAATCTGCATCGGAAGATTTATCAAATCCTAagaatcaataaaaattaactcGATTTTAAATAACGCGATGAAAGAAATATGTAACAGCACCAACGCTCGATTACCTGCGTATCTGGTAGATGATACATGACAGATGTGGTGGCACATAACAACTGGGATGGCATCCATAGCGAATCATCTTCCGGCTCAATACCGCGGTGGAAGCGATCATCACGTAGTATTTTCTGTcaaacaacaattattattaatatcagacAATCTACAAATGGTCCAGCAAGTAAAACGAGTGGATTTACTCCGATCACGAATCATCAAGTCCGCGTAAGTACCACTGAGTTTTGACTTATGGGtaacatttgtgtttataaaaattatttttttttataataaattataataaattataatattataattatttttttatacctaataattaaagttcaaccgtaaaaagatttaaattaattgctcaagaaaattaacatggctatttgtattattactgttatttaatacGAGACTGGACAGTCTTTTGAACGAGtaattcgtagataatgtcaaaatatcgagctccaccaaccaaaataaaaaaaaagcatggtaaatatcccgtattcaATAACTGTAATGAATAAAACATGCTCTAAATAGtgagaaaaatatatcatatgataCATATATGGAGTAAACACAcacattacaataaattaattttacttttaatggaACTTTAAATTTGGTAAAATTCAGTATGATAATATGGCATACATGAAAGCCCTGGAGCGCGAATGCGACTAGGCGGGGGCGCTTGGTCTCGAGCGCGATCTGCAGCGGCAGCAGGCACGCGCGCCGCAGCTCGTACGACGCCCGCCGGCTGCTTTCTTGCATACATAGCACTTCTGTTAACAAattgcataatttaatttagtttattttgtaatcgATTTCATGATATAGTGTTTTAATTTGTCgccgtaataaataaataaatatgggacaacatcacgtacattactctgatcccaatgtaagtaactaaagcacttgtgtaatggaaaatcaaaagtaacgactgtactgcaaacacccagacccaagacaacatagaaaactaatgaacattttcaatattaactCGGCCAGACATCGAatccgggacttcggagtggcgtacccgtgaaaaccggtgtacacactacgcgaccacagaggtcgtcatgAAGTATAAGCTCAATCATAATAATGTTTTCCTACAACAAATCTCAAGTACATTATAGTGCACGAGTGCTTGAAAACATGCTTCCTCTATtctatgatttttatataatcccGAAAGAGTTTATACGGATTTACTGTACGTCCAAGGGCTATTTTATGTACTTGCCACTTATGTGTCTCGGTAAGTACATGGCAATATGTAGGTACTTATCGAGACGCATAAGCGTAAATACCGACAAATATCGAATTCGGTGTTgctttttcaaaattaactaCAGAAACATCCTTTTGTTATTATTCAATCAGTGATTCAAATCCGATATGACTGTAGGCTTATAACTTTGTTACTATTGCGAAAGACAAGAATCGTAAACTTATTAATCGTTTTTGTTATAATCACGAATATAGCGTTAATAgtgttaatacataatataatatggatAAAGTCTGGCATAAAGTGAGCGTGCAGTTATTaaacgttattatttattttttgaattaagaacatgCAACTTTAGTACTGACTTGCTGAGTATTAACtcaaaagacaaattaaagaTATGATTACATTTAAAGCTTTTTATATTGCAATATGTGTGACATCATTGTTTCCACATATGACGTCTTACTTCAATATGGAGGATGAGCGGATGAGGCAGATAGCATTATTTTGGTAAACATTTTGTTCTTTTCATTCATCATTCGTTGATTTAACTGTgccctttaaataaatattgtaaaataaagtaattaatttacctAACGCATCCTGACATGATTTTTTCAGAGAGATTAACTTCGGCCCAGTAGCTTCTCTGAAGATATCCTGGAGGAGTTCTTCCATGTCAACCGtgataacaatacatttttattcacttCGTAcgcgattttaaataaaataccaattATTTATAGACATATACTGCCAGAAACAAGATCTACGATGAAAGGGAAATTCTGGATTTCAGTAAACTGCGTATTTTATAAGTTGGCGAGTGGGTGTTTCGCTTATCAGTCGACTCGCGCCGCGGAGCATGCTCAATGCGAAAATCAATACTGTTGGatgtgttttctttttaagCTCTTTTATTGTAGCATCAACAggtggtaaaataatttattttccatttattttatttatctttatattataatataatcctaGTTCtcacattaaatatttgttgccattatataatattagatataattagttattaaatatcaataggtAGGTAGTACACCCCTACTATCCTACGaagtaaaaactaataataaaacaatgctaTTGCAATTTACctatatattatcaattaatattttccatttaaatgcaaatatgttagtatatgtatattttttaaattgacttaaATAAATCCTTACACGTGAGCTAAGTAAttttaacaatacaataaaCCATACCTCACacgtatatattttgtttttgggttattttattaacctcacttttattctatataatgtgacattggcgaaataatctgtgacTTCTCGGCACAAATagcaaacataaaatatatttatatcctcCTTCAAATGTATATGTGAAGCAGCATTAACAGTTTATAGCtatttttattcagtttatCATTCCGTATAAAATATTCCATGCTTacgaaataattatagtaactgTTTTAGAACGTTAGGAATTATCTGTCTACCAAATAATATCGTCAGCTGTCAGTGTCACTGTCAGTttcttcataataaaaatggtGTCCTGGAGTGGTTTAGGCCGATCTTTCGGCACAagcctttttaaaaataatattaaaacaccatttgtaattcaaaatgttaatttctCCGTGGGAAAAACATTAAATGCCGGACATGGCCATAAAACTATGGCTTTGCAGCCATCAAGGTATATGACAGTAGTAGTGATTACCTAAccaattttacacattttattttcataagttaataacatttattttattaaacatttcagaTGGCAATATCACAAATTCAAGGATATGTTACACTACTATCTTATGGTTGGCCTGATCCCTGTAGGAGCCATTATTTTCTATACAAATGTCTTTATTGGCCCTGCTCAGCTGACTCCAATTCCCGAAGGTTATGAACCTAAACATTGGGAGTACCACCGACACCCAATTACAAGATTCATTGCCcgttatattcataataatcctcaacaggtatttattttttcaacatttattgaTTCtagttaattgaaatattaaaaacaacattttgttatttatatttctatacaaaagtctatatatgtatatatagttagcaacaaaatatttattttcgtattcTAAATAACTCAGTAACTTTAGCTTTAAAATTTTTGGTGTACAagtaaaatatgaatgaaagaaattatattcaaatttgacaTTTTCCTAAAAAATTGTCATATGTTAATTCATCCCAGAATGTGATCCTTACTATGGAATAATATGAACACAACGGGTTCAATTTGTTCTAGTAATATAAATTCttcattaagtaaatataaaggttttagtttttatcaaaatcagaCTTGACTCTGTCACTGtctgtttttgttattaaccTGTTACACTATGGTACATAGTTAGATTTGTCCATCTACATCTCGTTGTAACATCACCCtttaatatacatgtaataattaatgaaataatttgaataaaatgaaaactaataTGACTAAAAGTGTCTTAAAGCATGTTAATTGTGTTTAAGGAATATGAGAAGTTTATGCATTACATCGATGAGGAAGCTCAGAAAGCAAAACTGAGAGCTCTGGAGAAGGAAATCCACAAGAAAATGGCTGAGAGGCATGATTACCAAGCATACTATTACCGACCCATGGTCAATAAGTATCACAGAATCAATAAGCAGACTGGTGATGACATGTATGAGCGTATCGGAGACGATGTAAAGGATTAAGTCGATTttgttaattgatattataatccGTTTAGTAATCAATTGTATAGTAACATATTTGAAGTAGATAAGCATAACTTTTGAATTtagtttattgaattatttggtATCATGATTTAAAATCAGTGCTTTCTTTGTAAACttattgtttcaataaatgatttgaaaatatgttagttttttttcatGAATAGTACAGTCTCATTTGACATTCTCTGCCTATAAAATATCTTCAAAGAATAATGTCCCTACCAATATCAGCGGAGTAATGTGAGTTAAGTCTCACTTGACATTCTTTGCTCATAGTAATTATCACTGTTGTTCCTGATTATCAGCAGAATCATGATCATCAACAACATTAACACATGCAAAAGTTCATCCATAATTCAATGCTACAGATATATCTTAAGATAAATTTGGCactcatcaacagcctatttttgtccactgttggacataggcctctcccagtgcacgccactgtggtctttctccggctactcgcatccagctcctgcctgccgccttgcgtatatcgtcactccatcgtgcctgaggacgtcctacactacgtttgccgagacgcggtctccactctagaacacgttttccccaacggttgtcggttctacgacaaatatgaccagcccactgccacttcagcttactaatccggtgggctatgtcgatgactttggttctttgacggataacctcatttctgatgcgatccctcaaagaaacgccgagcatagccctttccatagcacgctgagcgactttaagttggtggaccagccttgtcgtgagtgtccacgtttcggctccgtatgtcatgacgggtaggacgcactgattgaagactttcgtcttaaggcactgtgggatcgacgatgttaggattcgacgtaacttcccaaacgctgcccaacccagctgaattcttctattcacctcgtcctcaaggttgtttctacctaatcgcagagtctgcccgaggtagacatatttttgaacaacttcgagaacggtaccgtgtatcgtagtcggttccggtagaacatgttcattgaacatgaccttggttttatccaagttcatccgtaggccgatacgcatagaagaatcagccagctcgttcagcatttgttgtaggtcctgcagcgtttctgccacgatgacgatgtcgtctgcgaatctcaagtgagagatgtattcgccattgatgttaatgccacgtcctttccagttcagcgtcttgaacatatcctccattgcattagtgaacaatttgggggaaataacgtccccttgtctcactcctcgatgcaatggtatgggatttgtttgctgattttgtactcggacggacatggtggcagcttcgtagagacatctcatcacttggatgtatcgccaatcaacttggcaacgctgcagggactccagaacagcccagatttcaaccgagtcaaaggccttctcatagtccacgaatgcaagacacaggggccgattatactcatgggacttctgtataatctgccgcactgtatggatgtggtctatggtgccgtatccggtccgaaacccggcctgctccgggggttggaattcgtcgaatcttcgcgcaagacggttcgtgatcactcttgaaaacagcttatagacatggctcagtagggatatgggacgatagttcttcagcagggttttgtctccctttttgaagaacaggacgaccacactcctactccacgcctccggagttctcccttcgaagaggacagagttaaaaagcgtctgaagttccctaagtaccggtttacctcccgcttttaatagctctgtggtaacgccgtcctctccaggggcttttccatttttaagctgtccaagagcagtctcgatttcgccaatactgacttcaggcaggtcttcggagaaatggcgtgttaatgtagctctaggatcctcattttcgggatcaggtcgagatgcatgcgatgcgtataaccggccgtagaagtcctctacttccgaaagtactgccggcttagaagaaacgacttctccacttgctgtggtcaacttcgtcaggtggctccttccaagagattgtacgaacaccttagacccccgattctgctcaatagctctttttattgcaagagtattggagcaccggaggtcgtgtcgtacgcgcctgctgatctcttggtttaattgccgtttctctgacgaagtgacaggtgggttttcacgtcgtttcttcatgagccccaaagtctcttccgaaaggttcgacttcctgcccttacgctgcatgccacaatatctcgtgccttcttccctgagaattcgaactacattttcgaggttctggtttacgtccgttgtggtttccacggcagcgaatcggttctccaggattgactggaatgtttcagatcccgcaatggtttggagcagctttggtcggagcgtggacttcatcagacgggcgcgctcggccttaaaattgat
Proteins encoded in this window:
- the LOC124536697 gene encoding NADH dehydrogenase [ubiquinone] 1 beta subcomplex subunit 5, mitochondrial — encoded protein: MVSWSGLGRSFGTSLFKNNIKTPFVIQNVNFSVGKTLNAGHGHKTMALQPSRWQYHKFKDMLHYYLMVGLIPVGAIIFYTNVFIGPAQLTPIPEGYEPKHWEYHRHPITRFIARYIHNNPQQEYEKFMHYIDEEAQKAKLRALEKEIHKKMAERHDYQAYYYRPMVNKYHRINKQTGDDMYERIGDDVKD